DNA sequence from the Acinonyx jubatus isolate Ajub_Pintada_27869175 chromosome A3, VMU_Ajub_asm_v1.0, whole genome shotgun sequence genome:
AGTTTAGGGCTTGTGCCACAAAAGAGGGAGAATGGTGGCATGTGACTTAGCCAGGCGCCttccaaaggaagagaaaagaaatttctcagaGAAGACTAGGTCTTGCAATTTAATTACCTAGTTCCCAAGTGGTAAATCGACGGTCTCTACCCTCTCCTTAGCCATTCCCTCTCTCATGGCCGGAGCCTCTGCCCTGCGGCTCTGCCGCTCATCAGGAAACATAATGCACATCCAACTCTGGGGAAGCCGTCCTAGCAtcactgcctcctcccctcccacctcgtGTCCTGGGCACCTGGGCAGGCAGGAAAAGCTAACCAAGTGGGCCAGGCATCCCTCTGACTCCTGAACTAGGCCACCTTAGTGACATGTtgtcctctgtgcttctgtttccttttggaGCCTCTTTCCCACATAACCCCTGTTCGCAGGGGACCAAGCTGTCTCTGGACCCGAGTCTCACCTGCCTCTTACTACTCTTGCCTACCGCATGCCCCTAGACCTGGTGGGAATAAAAAGTCTCCCAGTAAGCAGgtgttttcttcctctgcagCAGAGGCAAAGAACTCCTGGTTCTGGTTCGTTTGTGGATCCAAGTCTCTGACCTGACATTTCGTCTGGTTCTTCCCGTTCATGCTCCGGTCCTTCCCTTGGCTCTGCCTGCCTTCTCAGAGCCCTTTGGCAACGTGGCCTGTGCTGGGTGCTCTCTGGCTGGAGGCCACGGCCTCTGGACCCCAGACTGGCCTGGGCACGAAGGAAAACAGCTTTGCCTGGATAGAGCCTGAGGCAGCCTAAGCCACTTGTATCGATGGGATGGCGCTTGTCCTTCCTCAGCCACCCTCCGCCAGCTTCATCTTCCTTTGCTGTCCTTGTCTCTACGGGGTCAGGCACAGGAGGGGGTCTGATACTGCTGGGCAAAGGCTCGAGTCTGAGCGGGGTGGGCTGGGGCAGCCTCCATACACCTAAAACCAGCTTTCCCAGTTTCGTCCCCAGAAAAAGACTGTGCCACCAGCTTGGGAAGAAATTCATCTGCTCCTCTTCCAACCACCTTCAGACTCAACCAGGAAGACATTgctatttggctttaaaaatagaatattcaaGCTGGACTTTTATGGTCTCGTGGAGAACACTGCGCTCACGCCCACCCGCACCtggtccctgcccctgcctggcctCACCCAGCTGCTCAGAAGCGCTTCTGCACAAGCTCTCCAGGCCCCGCGGTGGGGACCTGGTAGATTTACGAGTTCGGCCTTGGCTGAGACCTTCTCCCCGTGGCTCCCAGCCACAGATCAGCCGCTCTCCCACATCCCATGCAGCCTGTGGCTGGCGTGTTGTGTGTCTTTTTCAGCCTCCACCCCGACTTGCTGAGTCACCCCTCAGCCCCTTTCCCCTGAGGCCCTGGCCAGCCCTGTGGAGGAGCCGTGGTTCGTCATTTCAGAGCCCAGGCCTCTGGCCACTCCCGGCCTGCCCAGAACCTCATTTAGTCTCACAGTGGCAACGGTGGCTCTAAGTCTACCCCATTCAGGGTCGGCCTGGCCCATCCCCTCCCGCTCTGAGGCACTGATGTTTAACAAAAAGCTGGTtctgggggcgccagggtggctcagtgggttgggcttctgacttcggctcaggtcatgatctcctggcttgtgagtttgagcctcgtgtggggctctgtgctgacagctcggagcctggagcctgcttcggatctctgtctcccctctctctgcccctcacttgctcgTGCTCCgtgtctctaaaaatgaataaatgttaaaaacaaattttttaaaaagcttgttaCTTCTCTGTCTGGACTTCAGGTGCCTTTGGGTTTGAAGCTATACTTGATCTGGAAAGGAAAGTTACTTTCAGTATGTGTAGACTTCTGTGATTAGTCCTTAAGTTATTTCTTCAGAGCCAGAGAGAAATTCCACTAAAACTCTAAGAGATTTCTGGCACCCCGTGGCAAGACTTAAGGAGTGCCTAGGAGGGCAGCGCCTGTAGGGCACAGCTGCCTCTGGGGCAGTTGTCTGTAGCCAGATGGTAGAAATAACTCCAGAGCCAGTGAGACCTCAAGCCAAAAATCATACAAAGAACCCACTGAACCCAGGCCTATCTTGTTTGTCCTGGAAGTTGGGTTTCTAACATAATGGAAAGAGAAGGCTGTAATTATCATCCTCTGGAAAAGATATCTGTTCTCTCTCTAAGGTCCTTCAAGGATGTAATCAGGCCCATCAATATCCTTTAGATGCAAGGTGCTGTCTGGTTCATTTCCGGTAGATAGACCTGCCTCTGGGATAAGATCGTCTCAAACTAGGCAGCTGGGACCATCTAAAAGTTTCTGTGGAAACTGGAATGCAAGCAATGTAGGTTTTTCTGGCTTAACCTGTAAGTATAAGTCATACCAAGAAAAGAGTGGAAGGTCtcggggcccagagagggaggaaatgTAGTGATGCTGGGCTGCTGGAGAGACCATCATGCGGACAAGACTCCTAAATTCCCTGCTGCTTCTTCGCCATCAGGTAAGGGTTTGTGGAGCAATAACGACAGGTCCCCGTGTCGCCAGGATCTGGCCACGTTGACCCGGCCCAGTTCTATTCACAGGCACATGTCTGGCCCTAGAATTTCCCACCAGCACCCGCAGCTGCTGCTGTCCTAGGCCTTTACCTCTGCACCTGCACAGTCTTGTCATTGTCCTTGCATTCTCCGAGTGTCTGTGGGAAGCTTAGGGGAGaaaagtggggcggggggggagggtgccCTAACTCAACTTCCAACCCAGCCAaacctcttcctctcccacttccCTTGCAGCTGCCACAGCAGGAGCCACTGAGAAGTCACCCCCCCCCATCGGGTGCCCAGATGAGCACTTTCGCCCCCCCTACCCCCGCCGGTGCTTCTGAGTCCCCTCCCATTGAAGGGCCCGCAGCTTCGCCTGGTCTGCATGCTGGAACCTGCGAGCTGAACCTAAGTCCGTCTGATCCGAGGGCTGAGAGTCAGAGTGAAGACAGGCAGGGCTGGTAGAGAATCCAGGTCCCTAAGCTCGACTTGTAGTCTAGGAGAAAAGGGCAAGTGTGATACTCATTTGTCCCCGAGAGCTGGTGAGAGTGGCTTCGTGGGAAAGAGAGCGTGTGCCTCTTCAGAGACTTGGGGCCCAGCCTCCgcctcctttgttctttggcttGAGGTGGTGACTGTGGTGGAGTCGAGGCCAGAGCTCCCCAGGCCTCCAGCATAGAGACGAGATCGCATGGGCCACTTCTGCAAGACATGGGGATGGTAAGTGAGTAATACTCACTCTTACAGCCCCTTGTAGTCCTTGGCACCCCAAACATGGCCTTCCTTAGCCCCCTCCCCGAGCCCTCCCTCATCACTGCTCTGATAGTGGTCTCGGACTCACCGCCACTTATGGCCCCATGCGTTCTCCTGACCACCTCAGCCTGGTGGCCATAAGGAGCTGTTCGAGGAGAGCAAGGGCCCTGAACAGAGCCCCCCGAtagtggggagggaggtggatggcAGTGTTGGCAATGGCCAGGGGCTaggcagtggggagggcagagaactAGGGCAAGGAGAGGTTCCTCCTGGTACTGACCGGTCCCGACCTCTTCTTTTGCCCACTCCCCCGCCCAAGTGCCTCTGGCCCCACTTATCAGTGCTGCTCTGTCCGTCTAAGACCTCCCAAGATCACCCATTCTTCCAGCAGGAGTGTGGACAACCCCAAAAACACCAGGTTACTCTGCCCTGAGGTCTCCCCTCCTCTTGGCAGCCCCTTTACCGGGGGAGTCGAAGGGGCACTGCCCCCAGCAAACTATCCTATCCCACCAAACTGCCCAAGTTCTTGACCTAAACCAGCTCTGATCTGTTCTTTCTTCAACACATGTATCCATTACCTCCTACGTGCAAGGGCCTTACTTTGCTCATCGTTTTACAGCTAAGGAAGTGACTATGCCCCTGTCAGTATTTCAGAGCTGCCCCCACGTAGTCTCGAATTTTTGCATTTAAGCTATATTTGCATGGAAGAAAACAATCTCAAGTTTTCAAGACGTTTCAGAACTGTGTTTCAGGGAGAGAGATAGTGAAAGTATCCTCTATAAAAACAAGGTGGACCCCATCACAGTGCTGTATCTATCCTGAGAGGGCAAGCATGGCCCTTCCTCTATAACAGTTACACTCTGCAAACAGCAACTTACAGTGCCGTCCCCTTGGCCTGCCTGGTGGCTGTAAGCATGGGCTCTGAGGTCAGACGCCTTTGGGTTCAAACTGCATTTAGCCACTTACTCTCCCTGAGATTCGATTTCCTCACTTAGAAAGTGATCCTCATTTGGTTCTTGTGCGCACTAAAAGGTAGAGATGGCCGAAGCGCTAAGCCCAGCTCCTGACATCACTTTAGCACCCAAGTGATGTTATTGCCGTTATTGCGATGGTGAATATTGTTAATTATACTTTTCATTCATGATCTCGTTTCATGCCCCGAAAGGAGAAATAAGGCTCACGTCCTCTTCCCTTTCACATCTGATAAAACCGAGGCTCCGAAAAGGTAGGTCCTGGTCTGGGGAGGTGGTGCATGCAGGAAGCACCCCCCAAACTCCTCCCCGACCCCAGCTTGATTGCTTCTAGAATGTGGCTTTCTCAGACCTTGTTCTCCCAGAGGGGGATCCCTCCTACGGCAGAAGTCCAGGGGACACCAAGGCGTTGTACGAAGGGGTGGTGTGCCCTGGAATCTAGGGCTTTCCTGGTGCGGTTTCCtttcccaggccccagccccggAAACCGCTCCTTTTTCTCCCCTGCCGCTAGGCACCCCAGAGTCCTGGGACTCTGTGAATCTCCCTCCTCTTGGAGGAACCGCATTTTCGTGAAGTCAGTTCCAATCACCACCCCCACTACACCCAAGGTCAGCGCAGTCCCAAGAGCCAGCCTTGGCTCCTCTCCCTCCGAGAGAGCAGGAAGCAGCTGGTCCCAGTGTCAGCTCTGCTCAGGGCCGGGGGCCTAAGCCCAGTCCATCCCAAACCCCACCCCCTGAGGCCCTGAGCTCATGGCCTACCTTCAGAGGGTGCAGGTAGCGGAGTCCACGCAGGAAGGGTGGCCAGGCGGGGCCAGGCAACTCCCGACCAAGTGTGCGGGTGAGGTGGGCTATGTAGCTGGCGGCCAGCACCAGCACATCCAGCTTGGAGAGCTTGGTGTCAGGGGGCACGGCGGGCAGAGCGGCCTGCAGGGCCAGGAAGGCCTGGCGCAGCGTCCTCACGCGGCTCCGCTCCCGAGCAGCGTTCTCGGGACTGGCCTCGCTCTGCAGAGAGGACCCCAGGTCAGTGGGTCTGACTGGATCCCCATCTGCCCCTGGTTTCTAAGAACGTTCTAGAGTGAGCAGCCATGCGCCGGACAACAGAGACCCAAGggcctcacgctctctctgtgcACTCTCAGTCCTGCCCTGCTTTATGGctgaggaaatggagagagggTCTCACTTGGGGTCAGATGGCAGCTCAGAAGCTGAGAGTCCTTTACTCTTCCTAACGCTCTAGCCCTTGCTGCACCCACGGCCCGGTCTGAATCCTGCTGTCGGGGTGCCCTGGGCCCGCAGGGAGCACAGAGCCACCCCTGCTCTGCAGGGCTGATCCTTGCCCAGCCAGGTCCTGACATGAAGAGGCAGCtccagcagagaaggaaaaaggagctCTCTGAGCTGCGCTCTGGGTAAGACCAGCTCGGTTATCCCAACCACCCAAGTGTGGAGCCGTGGAGTCCCGGGTGCCAGTGTCCCCCTCTTGGGAAGGGACGGTCATACCGGTCATACCGAGTGAGGCTTTGCCAGCAGAGGTGAcgcctcagcccctcccctcctgcctccccgctCCCTCCACAGGGCCAGTGATTCCTTACCCTGCCGGGAGCCCTGGCCCCTCTTAAGCTGGGGGCAGCTCTGCTCCACATCTGGTCCCTCCAGTTTGTCTCTTCCCATAGGTCCTGCCTTGTCCCGCACGGGCGGCTCCTCTTCCTGCCAGTGCCTGCCGCCAGCCGCAGCTTGGCCTTTGCCGGGGTCTGCCCCACTCCTGGCATGGCTGGTGGCCTTCTGACCTCCCTCCGTGACATGCCACACCCCTGGAGGGTGGTGCTGCGGCCCCTAGGACGGGAGCACAGTGCCTGAGGGAGCCCCCGGGCTCGGGCTAACTGGGCAGGCTGGTCACCCAGCCGACCATGTCTGTATCTGAGGGAGCTGGCGCCAAGTCAGTCGCGCTTCACTCCTTGCTCTGGGAAAACCGCCCACCCGGCACAGCCCCCGCGAGAagcctcctgcctgcctgcctgcctgcctcccacccggctctggggtgggggtacTGGATGTTGGGAGTGGCCAAGTCCTGGgaggaggccccccccccccccccccccccgctccagaAGGCCGGAGGATGGTGGGAAGGGAGCTCCCTTCGCGGAGACTTGCCTGACCCCGCAGTAGTCTTGCGATGGTCGCCCGACTCCAGCTTTGAGGCTCAAGCCAATGGAAGGGCCCCGAACCTCCTCCTCTGCCAGAAGGGTGCCTGCACACATCCCTAAAAGGACCTTTCCTCCCCTTGCCAATGACCTGACCTTCCAGCCCCGGGGTACTAATCCCCATCCCCCCAAGCAGGCCTCCTATTTCCAACCTAGTGCTTTTCCATCCCCCGGAATATCTTCCTCCAGCTCTGCCAGGGAAAAGCTGCCTTCGCCTGTTGGGTTATGCCCTTCGTTCGTGAAGATTTCTTCAAACCCCACAGAGCAGAGAGCCCATGTCTCCCTGTTTCATGGGTATTCTAACTGATGCGTGACCGACCACACCCTGGCTAGTTTCCTCAAAGCTCAGTGCGTTTAGGTCACTCtgggtcaggcactgtgctaagtactttatacgtattctcttatttatttctcaggacaaacttctaagaaaaagagactcttacatccccattttacagatgggaaaaccggTATCAGGAGGTGACGCAACTCACCCAGTGTCAAACATCTAGTAAGTGACGGGGTTGGGATGAGAGCCCAGGCAGCCAGGTGGACTTGGAAGGTGGCCCCACGCCCTGTGATGGTCTGCCTTGGGTGGGTTACGCACATGTCTTCCCATCCTAACGAGAGgtctttgtgggttttctttcttccttccttccttccttccttccttccttccttccttccttccttgtaagacacagagagacagagcatgagtgggcaaggggcagagggaggagacacagaatcggaaacaggcttcaggctctgagctgtcagcatagagcctgacgcggggctcaaactcacgaaccatga
Encoded proteins:
- the TCF23 gene encoding transcription factor 23, which translates into the protein MSRREVRRPPAMPGVGQTPAKAKLRLAAGTGRKRSRPCGTRQDLWEETNWRDQMWSRAAPSLRGARAPGRSEASPENAARERSRVRTLRQAFLALQAALPAVPPDTKLSKLDVLVLAASYIAHLTRTLGRELPGPAWPPFLRGLRYLHPLKKWPMRSRLYAGGLGSSGLDSTTVTTSSQRTKEAEAGPQVSEEAHALFPTKPLSPALGDK